GAGTAGTTCCAGATGTAAAAATAACTTCATCTGTTGTTGAATCAGTTAATTTAGCTATTTTTACTCTAACATTATCAATTTTTTGAGAAATAATAATACCAATTTCAGATTCAGAAGTTCTATTACTAATAGCAAAATTTTCATAAAATTCTCTTGATGCTTCTATTACTGAATAAGGTTTCTGACTTAATGCCGCATTGTCAAAATATGTAATTTTTTTAAGCATAGGAAATAGTTTTCGATATTCGTTATTCATTTTCCACCTTTTTAAATAATGCTAAATATTCTTTATTTTTTGACTTATTGCCTGTAATTGGCGATTCTGTAATATTTAATAATTTAAAATTATACTCTAAACCATATTTAATAACTCTATCTATAAGAAAATCATGATATTTTTCATCAACATAACCTTTTTTTTCTACATATTTACTGGATGCTTCAAATTGTGGTTTAATCAATAAAACTATTTCAGTATTATAATCACTAATTTCACCTATAACTTTAAAGACTTCTTTTAAACTTATAAATGAAACGTCACAAACAATTATGTCTATTATTTCATTAAATAGTTGAAAGCTAATAGTTTTTAAGTTAGTTTTTTCCATAACAATTATTTTAGAATTTTGTCTTAACGAATAATCTATTTGATTAGTCCCTGAGTCTAATGCATAAATTTTTTTAGCTTTATTTTCTAGTGCGACTTGAGTAAAACCACCAGTGGAAGAACCTATATCTAAAACAATTTTATTTTCAAAATTTAAATTAAAAAATTCAATAGCTCTAAGTAATTTTAAAGCTCCTCTTGAAACTCATTTTTTTTCTTGATAATCTATTTGAATTATACTGTCAATTTTTACCTTTTGATGTGGTAGTAAGATTATTTCATTATTAACTTTTACTTTTCCAATTCTAATTAAAATTTCAGCATTTTTATAACCTTTTTTTAAAACTAAATCTAATAATTTAATTTTCATTTTAATAAAAAATACCTAATACTTTTTGAATTATTAAATTAAAATTTGGTGTTTGTTCAATTAATGCATTTGAAAAATTGTTAAAGTGTTCACGCGCTTGTTTTTCAAATAAAAATTGTTTTGACATTTGACTAAAAGAAAAATATTTAATTTTATAAAAAATAAAACTAGATAATTCTTTTTTTAAAAAATCTATTTTTTCAACACTTTTTAAATTTTCTTTTTTTAAAAGAATCTCAGCAATGCTAATAAATGTTTTAGTGTCAAACTCATAGCAAAGAGAGTGTTCAAATCGTTGCATTTCTTTTAGTTTTAAAGGTA
This Mesomycoplasma neurolyticum DNA region includes the following protein-coding sequences:
- a CDS encoding TlyA family RNA methyltransferase, whose amino-acid sequence is MKIKLLDLVLKKGYKNAEILIRIGKVKVNNEIILLPHQKVKIDSIIQIDYQEKKWVSRGALKLLRAIEFFNLNFENKIVLDIGSSTGGFTQVALENKAKKIYALDSGTNQIDYSLRQNSKIIVMEKTNLKTISFQLFNEIIDIIVCDVSFISLKEVFKVIGEISDYNTEIVLLIKPQFEASSKYVEKKGYVDEKYHDFLIDRVIKYGLEYNFKLLNITESPITGNKSKNKEYLALFKKVENE